TGTACATCTCGCACCGAGTGAAGGTCGCCTTAGATCTCTGACGACGTGAGTTTTCCTGCATTATTATTCGCGCGAAAACGCAGTGCGGTGTCTCGCAGCAGCAGATTTTCAGTGCGCATGCTGCTAACCTGTGGCACAAAGGCGGCTTTTCCGGGGGTTGTTGGGTTGCTGGTTGTCAAACAGTTGACAAAGGAATTATTCAAATAGAAATCAAAATGCGTAACTCAGAGAGGCGTGTGGTCAGACACAAGCACAAAAGGAAACTATTCTTGGGCCCGATAAGATTAAAGACTATCCATGGTCAGCAGTGGGATTTGTTGTGTGCACTTTGTGAACGTCGGTAATTCAATTTCCGCCCTTATCTCGAACCCACAGCAGTACGTCCAAGCTCCGGAGGCGCGGCCAGTGCCCGATGAGCGCTTTCCGGGCAGCCAACAAGATAGGAAGGATATCGCCACCCAGACCGAGCGGTGCAGCCAGTCCAAGGACCAGCGGCCGCCTTCGCCTTCATCGCCTCCATCGCCTCCCCAGAAGCTGAACTCCTCTACCCTTCCGCCCCCAATGTCCGACCGGGATGCTGATCCCCCTCTGGATGTGGCTACCGGCGTGGCGATGCCCTACAACATAGACTGGATATTCCCTAGGCTGAGGAACCCCTCGAAGTTCTGGTACGTGGTCAGCCAGTGCGTCGTCACCGCCGTTGGAATCTTCAGCAAGGTTGTGCTGAGTGAGTATCTAGACGGCAGAGCCGACCTTACCAAACAACTGGCCCAAAGGCACGTTTATTTTTGGCGAAGAGATTCGGCGTTTGCTCGGAGAGCTAATGCCCCTGACCGTGAATGCGAATACGAATGCGTCAGCGAATCTCTCGATTGATAAACGATGTGTGCGGATGCTGCCGATCTCGTTCAACGAGGTCAAACGTGTGCCGTGTTGTTAATTGGCGCCCCCCGCcacaattatgcaaatgctgaACTTTCGCCTCTCTTTTTGTGCTTTACAGTGTTTCTGAATAAGCCCCGCGTCTACAACAAGGAGCGCCTGGTCCAGCTGATTTCCAAGCGCCCCAAGGGCATTCCCCTGGTCACCGTGTCCAACCACTACTCCTGCTTCGATGATCCTGGGCTGTGGGGCTGCCTTCCCATGGGACTCGTCTGCAACACCTATAAAATCCGCTGGTCGATGGCCGCCCACGACATCTGCTTCACCAACAAGCTGCACTCGCTCTTCTTTATGTTTGGTATGTAGTTAATTCCGTTCTTCCGCGTTTGAGGAATCCACAACAAACAGAGCCAACTTTCTATTCGCAGGCAAGTGCATACCTGTGGTGCGTGGCATCGGTGTCTACCAGGATGCCATCAACCTGTGCATCGAGAAGGCCGCACTGGGCCATTGGATCCACGTGTTTCCCGAAGGCAAGGTGAATATggagaaggaggagctgcGACTCAAATGGGGCGTGGGCAGGATCATCTACGAGTCGCCGAAGATTCCCATCATTCTGCCCTTGTGGCACGAGGGCATGGACGAGCTGTTGCCCAATGTGGAGCCCTATGTGTTTCAGCGGCACAAGAAGGTCACCCTGAATGTGGGCCAGCCCTTGGACCTAAACGACTTTATTTTGGACCTAAAAAAGCGGCAAGTGCCGGAGCCAACGGCACGGAAGCTCATTACAGACAAAATCCAGGAAGCCTTTCGGGTAAGATTGAATTTACcatttatattgatatatttgaaaatatcgTTTTTTAACCtgacatttattttacagGATTTGCGGGCGGAGACGGAGAAATTGCATAGAGAACGCAACTAGGAACTACTCATGGAAGAGCATAGCGGCAGACAtttgtaataatatttatttgtatagtATTAAGCCTAAAATGAACCCTCGAAGCCCTTAAGAtccatttattataattatatttccGTGTATTGCGGTTAGTTCGTCATGATGTAATTGCTGGATAGGAACTTTAAGTGAATCAGTGTGCATTAttagtataaatatatacaattgaAACTAATTCGATCCGAGGgaataaattgtattatacAATAAAGAGTATATCTagaaacgatttttttttcttaaattaatttggtcTTTGAAAATGTTACGATTAATATCGTTTTGAATAGTGGGGCAACATTATCACTCACCCAGCTGTTCAAGAACTTATCCGTTATAAGACCATGTggatttcttaaaaatttattaCTCGCCATAGATCGTTTTCAGATGGCTGAAAAATGGGAGACCTTTTATTGAATACTCCGAAGAGAAAGCAATTGCTCAAGGATGGTCCACCCGTACCCACCAGGTGCCAGGTGCTCGGACGTGGAGCCTACGGCATTGTTTTTAAAGCTATTTACAGAGGTAGGCTCTAGAACCTAATCATATGTAGATAATTTTCAATATCTGGACTAGATCGCTCCGTTGCTGTAAAGATAATTCGTGCCCAGGCGGCCTCAACTTTGCACAATGAGTCCCATTTGCTGAACCTGGAGCATCGGAACATTGTACGCCTTTTCAAGCTGGAGTCCGCCGCAGATTTTGGCTTGGTCATCATGGAGTGTCCGAGGGGACAAAGTCTGCAGAGGATCGTTGACACTTTGGCTCTACCTCTGATGCACAGGGTTTTGTACGCAACGTTATCGCCGCTATATGCTTTGTAATTAACCATTATCTTCCTAGAATAACCCTGGATGTGGTTGCTGCTCTGAGGTACTGCCATTCCCAAAACGTATTACATCTGGATGTAAAGCCAACCAATATATTGGTTGCCCTGGGAACAAAGTCTTCGGTAGCCGGCAATTCCTCTAAGGTCAAAGTGAAGCGAAGCTACATCTGCAAGCTCTGCGATTTTGGCTCCTCCATTGAGGTGGGCGAGTTTTGTGCCTGGCAGGAGCCAACCGTGGCCAGAGGAACCCTGAGGTACATGTCTCCAGAAGCGCTGCGATCGGATACTCTTACCGAAGCCTCCGATATCTACTCGCTGGGCATTACAATGTGGCAACTGCAAGCCCGCAGATTGCCCTATCACACGCTCGATTGCAATGAAACCATAGCCTACCAGGTGGTTAAGCACGAACTGCGTCCGGACAACTATCATCAATTAAAGATTCTGGCCATTGACTGCGAGTGGAACTTGGCCAATGAAAGCGCCGCCAACGTGATCTGCAGAAGGGCAAATACCTCGGCGCGGCGTAATCTAAGCCTCGATCCATCTTACACCGCCGGCCGTGAACTGAAAAAGAAGCGCCGCCGGAACCGATTAGCACTCCACTTTGATAGTCCGGCGCCGGAGGGCAGTGCGTGCTCGGAAAGCGCTTACTCCAAACTATACAAAAGCTGCTGGGTCAGCGGCCCGGAATCTCGATTGAGTTCTATTCAGCTGAAGCATGAGCTGGAATTCATTCTTTGTCATAGCACCTAGGTGGTAGTCTAAGTGATCGTatgtgtttgcattttatgttATTGATTCGTAGTACATACCCGTATTTATGTAAGATTTTACCAACCCGCCGCGATAATCGAATTTCGAGGGCCAGGGCACCTGGTTAGGTCAACAATGCACTTTTTTCTGTaacttctttttgtttattttgtactCGCTACGCtaagaaaatacatttataatgTTTATACGAGCTTACGTCTAGGTTCCCTCCTCTCGATCATAGTGCGTTCTGTTCTATATAGTGTATATAGTGTAAGTATATGCTTAGGAATCGGGCTGCTGCGATGAAGTAGTCGGTGGCAGCAGCCCTGAGGAGCTAACTACGGTTGAAGAAGAGCTtgtcattatcattatcattagcTTTTAGAACGACTGCTATGTACAGTTTATTGTTATGGTTGTCGTGTAATTTTCGCTTAGAAaccgtatatatatatgtatcgtatatatatatagtatgcATCCTATACTGCATCGTAAACACCTTGAAATATTTCACccttaaatgcaaatgttcAACTGCCGTTGTGTCTGAGGAGTACTAATCCGGATTAGCTTATGTGGCTAACTTTAACCAAGTCCTACAAATACACTCGACTTGTGCGGAAGACTACAGTTTTGGTTCATCTACTCATGACCATAGCTAATAGTGGTTTGAATTCAGTTTGAAGTCATTCAAAATGTCCCATTATACATAGTTAAATAGTTAGTATAACCCGCTGATTTGGATGCTGCAACCGCTGCTCTACAAAATATGTGGTATATGTGGTATAGAGCAGGGCGAGCTGTTCGGTTTGGTTGTTGCGATTTCTCTCATAGGGGGAACAGTTGGCAGTGCCGCTTACAAGGTAAAACATCTtcaaaaaatttacaatatacataaatactcGTATTCGTACGTACAAAACTCGCCTGCTCCTCTGGCCATCTTCTTAATGCTTCTGTATCTCGCggttctgttttgttttgtttgaatATATCACAATTTAGTctttttaaatctttaaatatttgttagcTTGACGATTATTGATTTGAGATTTAGCAGTGCTGGTCTATCCTAACTGGCGTAGGATCTTCGCACGGGAACTGGTGGAGGAATCTTCgattttcgctgctgctgcggctgctgttgctgctgctggggctgCTGACCCGGTGACCTTTGCtgcggcgactgcgactgcggcgAGGGGGAGGAGGGCGAGGgcgagcaggaggaggacatcgaggaggacgaggacacCGATGAATGGATGCTCGTTGGAATTCTGGTGGGCTGCGCCTTGGGCAGGCAACTCTTTGGCGGCTCCGTTGACTTGGCTGCCTTctgaaaatcgaaatcgaaagttATTCATCGCATTCATTCATCATAGGATGTTTGAATCCCTTACCTTCTTCGGCGAGACAGCCGCCGGTGGATGAACCGGTGATGTGACCCTCTTCCAGCCATTGCTCCTGCGCCAGGAGCTGGCCGTCGGAGGCGTGGAGGCCTGCCTGAGCAACATCCTCTCCTTCAACTTGGTTACCATTCCAGGCGCCGGTGGCACCACCTCTTTGGCCAACTTGTTCACCATGGCACAGCTGATGCTATCGCTGCGCACCACGGTGGACTCCAGTTCGCGTCGTTGATTGTGTCTCAGAATGCAACTGggttcctgctcctccagcaccGATTTGGATTTCACCAGGACGTGAGGCGGTCGACGTAGTTCGCTCTTGATGATCTGAGCGATGCACTGCTGCTCATCCAGTGGCTTCATTGGCGTGCTGCTGACAATCATGGGCACATCCTCGATTTCAATGTCGCTAACCCTCCGCCGGCACTCGTCGATAACCGCGTAGTCCGGCTCCTCGTCCTTCTTTGCCTGGCTGGCGGAGAGTTCGTCCGTTtcgctggaggagcagctggtcAACTGGGCCCTTCCCGCCTCGCTGGGCGTGGGACTGATTCTGCCAGCGGGACCCACCTGGCTCTCTGAGATACTGGAATCCTCGccatcatcgtcgtcctcatcctcgtcatcCGTCTCACCCTCCAGGTAGGAGTAAAGACTACGCGAGGAGTTCGAACGGATGTTGACCAGCTTGTAGAAGTCGTTGGTGAAGTCCGTACAGGccacctcctcgtcctcggagTAAACAATCTGAAACGTGGGGCAGTGATTAGAAGTGAACCAGAAGCCATGAAGATGTATTCCCTAccttctgctgcagcagctgggtAATGCCATCGGCCACTGAATCCGTTTCCACTGTGGTGGAGTTGATAAAGTCGCTGGATGGCCACAGCCAGTCGTGATCCCTCTTCctccgctgctgctgaagaTGAGGGTGATGCGGATCCCGCTCGTCGTCGAACGTCATCACCGCCAGTTCCTCCTGGGACATGCTCCAGTCCTCCATTTCCGTGGAGCAGGGCTCGGCAGGCAGGAGCCACTGTTCCGGTTCCTCGGGCAGATCTTCCAGATGCCCATTCGACGGCTGCGGCTGCCCACTGCTCATGGTGCAGTAGCCCTCATCCCTGCCCTTCACCGGACTGGCGGACAAGGCGGCATTTTGCGCCTCCAGATCGCGAACGCGGCCCTTCAGCATGCTCACTTCCTCCCGGAGATTGTCCTCTGCCACGATGGCGTCCACCACCTTGCGCATCACGTCATCCAAACAGTGCTCATACTGCCGAATGCGGGTGAGCAGGGATCGATTCTCCTGCTGCATCGATTGGAGCAGGCTCTCCTGGCGGGCAAAGCGAGTCTGCAAGGGAATCAATAGCCAAAAGGATCTTGAGTAATGTAGTTAGGAAACGGTGTTTACCCCGATTATGTATGTATCTCAATTTAATGGTATACAATGTGGTTCTGAGTTATAATCTGTTTGGTTTTCACTTAgattaaatggaaatgaaaccTACGTATATAAAGGCTTTTTCTTTATCTATGAATAGGTGTTCGTTTTAGATAAGATGTAAATGTAACCATATGGGCTGTAACACCATTATTATAAAGGAAATGTATATGCCGGAAAATTATAAATCCAGCTTTTAATGGTGCAGTTGTAAAGCCTGAGAttgatagatagatagatgcTGTGACTTTTGGATAAATTTCTTATTCATTCTGGCAATTAGAAGTAAACCAGGAGCAATAGAGATGTAGTACTGGCAATGGCAACTTGAATTGAATATTCCACACAGTTGAGAAAACGATCTATCGAGTGGAAACCTGTGCTGAGAAAGGGCCAACTGATTAGATCGAGTATTTATCAAGTGCTGGGGGCAACCTTCGCCCCATGACAGCTGCCCTGATGAGGGTCACTCGCTGGCACACGGCTCCTCATCCATCAACCGgctctttttctctttttctgtAGCTTTTTGCTGTAAGTGCTAAGTGAGCAGTAGTTACAAGACCCCCTCcatgcccatacccatacccatagcCGATATCCCACTCCCAGTTGGTAACAAATATCCAATCTCGATCAAAGCCAACTTGTTAACTGGCCCGAAGGTCACATGCTTAGACGTTGGACGTGAAAACCTTGGGCTTCATTAGCGGGGCCTTACAAGATTGGGCGAGATTTTGGCTGGCGGGGGCAAATGAGATTGCCAGAAGTTGGCGACGAAAGGGAAAGCacattttcctcttttccacTACCCCGCCGCCGTCTGCGGAAAATGGTAATGAAAAGCTGCCACTAGGGCGCAGTGAGGCGTCGCTAATGCCGACGCTCAATCAATTCGggcaaaaaatgtaatgtgCCGGGCCAAAAGCATTCTCCAAACAAAGTCTCGTCGAAGACGACTCCGGTTActccgtccgcctgtccgtccgtccgtccgtccggaTAAGAGACAATTTGTATGCGCCGGAATGGCAGCGAGGGGAGATATTGTtcttaaaaatgaatttatgcgTTTATTTATGACTTGACTCGGAGGGAACTCCCTCCTGCTTTCTGCCCGTctttcccccttccccctccctGGAAACTCGCGCtgtgcaaattgattttccacaTGCTGCGCGGCTCCGTGCGGAAAAGCCCCCTCCTCTCAACCCACCTCCCATTTCCATCCGATACATACCTGCAGTGCCTTGTGATCCCGACATGTCTGCATTTGCTTGCGTTCTTTGGATTTCATAATGCGATTCATGCTGCGGAttgcaaaaggaaaagcgaaaaaaagagGACAAATATAGAAATGCATAAATGAAAAGGAGTTGCAGAAATCATCGCAAACGCGGGGTGCTTTCAGCAGGGAGTTTCGAGTATTGATTACTTATTTGTGAGCGActgaatggcgaatggcagAAATGATTCTATTTGGCGTACTATGGGTACGCCCATAACACCAAAATAAACAGCGAACTTGCTGGAAGATAGCagcaaagaaaatttaaaagtctGCAAACAAACATTTACGTCTTTAAAtgagtaaacaaaataataagtaAACAAGGTTTGAGGAATGGAAAAATAGTAACATAGTCATATATGAAAGACTGAACAACAATAAACTCATTTactattttgttgtttaaacACATATCTTTAATAAATGAACTAGTAGGAGCTGAACTCTGAAATAAGTAATCACCAATCGAAATTCCCTGCCGAATTGTGCTCAAAACGAAACGCTTGCATAACAATCTGCATGGAAATTAGCAGCTAATGGCGGTCATAAAGAAAGAAAGGGCCGAAAGCGGAGTTAAATCTCGGCCTAGACCAGAACTTTGCACCATTTCCAAGTCGCGTAGTCGGTAATTGCGTATTCGGGCCGGCAGAGGGCGCTGCTGAGCGGCTGGTGATTGATGGGTTTCGCGGGTAAGCGcttcctgctccagctcctcctccatcttcaaCGTACTCCTGCGATTCTTGGCAATTTGGAAAATTGCACTCGCCGTGCCGTTAACTTGTTCTGTGCGTAATGGCCAAAAGGGGccgcagtgggcgtggccagtcACGAGTTTTGGCATGAGTTATTTACGTTTGTACGCCTTgccaaaagccgaaagccaAAAGTAGCGCGAAAACTACTCTGAAAATTGCCGGCTAgacgaattaaataaatatttggccatttggccgGTACTTGGCCATACATACGCTAAATGGAGCTTGACTCAAGTTCGACTAACCAAAACTGGCAAAGTTCTGGCTTTTAGCCTAAAACCCATCGCACTGCCCCTCTTTCTTCATTTCCCACACGATGCGAACGCGTGTTCTTATCGCGTTTAACAATTTAACCTATTTGTCACTTACTTCTCAATTTGTTCGCGCAATTCCTTCTCGAACGTAGGCGACCCGCATTGGCTCTGAGAAAGTGCAATTGACCGGGGCACGggggaaaaatggaaaagaaagaaatggaaaaaaacattaaataaaatgcgaagGAAATTAAACACAATGAATTAGTGCACTCGGCGCTGATTAAGAACGACAATTTAATTGTCCATATCACAGTGCCAATCAGCAGCGTTTTACAAGCTAATGGACAGCGACAAAggatccgaatccgaatcgaaTCGGTCGAGGggttgggaatgggaatgggaatccgAGGAGGGACACCATGCCACAGATACATTAGAacgagagagagcgagccagGAACTTGGATGCATGCAACACCATAAATCACCGGAGTCAACAACCCAGACCCCGGCttcaattttccactttccacacTTTTCTCCCCCGCGCGTCAACTGTAATCGATAAAGAATTACATCACGACTTTCTCATCTGTGTGACGTGACGATAAAACACAGCCAGCcagactcagactcagactcatactcatactcaaACTCAGACAGTTTGTTATAAATTGTTTGCCTTAGTGCTAACAAAATGAATGACAATGCCACAACATTTACGGATTCAAGTGTAAATGAATCGTTGAATATCGCACTATTTGAGTGCCAACACCAGTCCCAGATTAcagcacatactcgtacaaaGTGTATCTACAAGTGCCCGGTGGAGATATAATCGAAGTAGCCGATATAGATAGCAGTCGATTCTGTTTGCTCAGTCGAGAGTTTTTCCAGCAATTCCAACTTTCTCGTGGCTTGCGAGCTGCATTCTTTGCCGCCCCAGctatttatcaaattaattatgcagaGACCTGCCTCAGATTCCCAAAATTCCAGGTAGCAGGAACTCTTCGCTCCACTTGGCTACGAATTCCTGGGCTCCCTGGCTGCCAGTCTTTTGTAGCTCCATAAAATTTACAGACAGCGAAATCGATGTCTCGAAGTGGCCGCTTCTTTAAATATTGTAGAATAGCTATCTTCAAAAAGGGAAATTCTTtagtattttaaaatgttgttattATAGAAAACTTAGTTTTTAATACAATTCTGCACAATTTTAAGCAGGACCCTCTGTTCTGTCATAGTGTTagtcacattttatttttttattttatataaatataagttgTCACATGAGAATTTAATATGTATTAGCCGCATCAAACTCTTTTTATAGGCATTCCTCGGCTGACTTTGGCAAGTTCAGAAGTCAGCAACCATATGATTTAATATAGTTCCAAATTTCTTTGTTGTGTAGTGAAATTTGTGGAAAACGCTTTcatctgcaacagcagccgaaAAAGGGAGCCATACGAAAAGTAGTAGTGGGAGCAGAGGGAGCGATAAAACGCAGCAGCACGCGCCAATCAAGAAGTCGCCCGGCAACCGaccgccacccaccacccaccaccccctcatTACACCCCTTGCCCTAAAAGAGGCAGCTGGAATTACAAATATAtgcaataatttttattaattcgcCTCCATGCATGAGACG
This sequence is a window from Drosophila teissieri strain GT53w chromosome 2R, Prin_Dtei_1.1, whole genome shotgun sequence. Protein-coding genes within it:
- the LOC122612507 gene encoding tafazzin isoform X3; amino-acid sequence: MSDRDADPPLDVATGVAMPYNIDWIFPRLRNPSKFWYVVSQCVVTAVGIFSKVVLMFLNKPRVYNKERLVQLISKRPKGIPLVTVSNHYSCFDDPGLWGCLPMGLVCNTYKIRWSMAAHDICFTNKLHSLFFMFGKCIPVVRGIGVYQDAINLCIEKAALGHWIHVFPEGKVNMEKEELRLKWGVGRIIYESPKIPIILPLWHEGMDELLPNVEPYVFQRHKKVTLNVGQPLDLNDFILDLKKRQVPEPTARKLITDKIQEAFRDLRAETEKLHRERN
- the LOC122613939 gene encoding proto-oncogene serine/threonine-protein kinase mos: MGDLLLNTPKRKQLLKDGPPVPTRCQVLGRGAYGIVFKAIYRDRSVAVKIIRAQAASTLHNESHLLNLEHRNIVRLFKLESAADFGLVIMECPRGQSLQRIVDTLALPLMHRVLITLDVVAALRYCHSQNVLHLDVKPTNILVALGTKSSVAGNSSKVKVKRSYICKLCDFGSSIEVGEFCAWQEPTVARGTLRYMSPEALRSDTLTEASDIYSLGITMWQLQARRLPYHTLDCNETIAYQVVKHELRPDNYHQLKILAIDCEWNLANESAANVICRRANTSARRNLSLDPSYTAGRELKKKRRRNRLALHFDSPAPEGSACSESAYSKLYKSCWVSGPESRLSSIQLKHELEFILCHST
- the LOC122613937 gene encoding uncharacterized protein LOC122613937 isoform X1 — encoded protein: MFAGIRKRLARKQNEKDCDEDDKEDVLDSMPPPPNYIQISQGRIQLVHQPRTPVESEAGTLPLERHGGSISGSGGCDKDVLEKRLMEVEGALLRLQEQFQKSQCGSPTFEKELREQIENMNRIMKSKERKQMQTCRDHKALQTRFARQESLLQSMQQENRSLLTRIRQYEHCLDDVMRKVVDAIVAEDNLREEVSMLKGRVRDLEAQNAALSASPVKGRDEGYCTMSSGQPQPSNGHLEDLPEEPEQWLLPAEPCSTEMEDWSMSQEELAVMTFDDERDPHHPHLQQQRRKRDHDWLWPSSDFINSTTVETDSVADGITQLLQQKIVYSEDEEVACTDFTNDFYKLVNIRSNSSRSLYSYLEGETDDEDEDDDDGEDSSISESQVGPAGRISPTPSEAGRAQLTSCSSSETDELSASQAKKDEEPDYAVIDECRRRVSDIEIEDVPMIVSSTPMKPLDEQQCIAQIIKSELRRPPHVLVKSKSVLEEQEPSCILRHNQRRELESTVVRSDSISCAMVNKLAKEVVPPAPGMVTKLKERMLLRQASTPPTASSWRRSNGWKRVTSPVHPPAAVSPKKKAAKSTEPPKSCLPKAQPTRIPTSIHSSVSSSSSMSSSCSPSPSSPSPQSQSPQQRSPGQQPQQQQQQPQQQRKSKIPPPVPVRRSYAS
- the LOC122612507 gene encoding tafazzin isoform X2, whose product is MQYVQAPEARPVPDERFPGSQQDRKDIATQTERCSQSKDQRPPSPSSPPSPPQKLNSSTLPPPMSDRDADPPLDVATGVAMPYNIDWIFPRLRNPSKFWYVVSQCVVTAVGIFSKVVLMFLNKPRVYNKERLVQLISKRPKGIPLVTVSNHYSCFDDPGLWGCLPMGLVCNTYKIRWSMAAHDICFTNKLHSLFFMFGKCIPVVRGIGVYQDAINLCIEKAALGHWIHVFPEGKVNMEKEELRLKWGVGRIIYESPKIPIILPLWHEGMDELLPNVEPYVFQRHKKVTLNVGQPLDLNDFILDLKKRQVPEPTARKLITDKIQEAFRDLRAETEKLHRERN
- the LOC122613937 gene encoding uncharacterized protein LOC122613937 isoform X3 encodes the protein MFAGIRKRLARKQNEKDCDEDDKEDVLDSMPPPPNYIQISQGRIQLVHQPRTPVESEAGTLPLERHGGSISGSGGCDKDVLEKRLMEVEGALLRLQEQFQKTRFARQESLLQSMQQENRSLLTRIRQYEHCLDDVMRKVVDAIVAEDNLREEVSMLKGRVRDLEAQNAALSASPVKGRDEGYCTMSSGQPQPSNGHLEDLPEEPEQWLLPAEPCSTEMEDWSMSQEELAVMTFDDERDPHHPHLQQQRRKRDHDWLWPSSDFINSTTVETDSVADGITQLLQQKIVYSEDEEVACTDFTNDFYKLVNIRSNSSRSLYSYLEGETDDEDEDDDDGEDSSISESQVGPAGRISPTPSEAGRAQLTSCSSSETDELSASQAKKDEEPDYAVIDECRRRVSDIEIEDVPMIVSSTPMKPLDEQQCIAQIIKSELRRPPHVLVKSKSVLEEQEPSCILRHNQRRELESTVVRSDSISCAMVNKLAKEVVPPAPGMVTKLKERMLLRQASTPPTASSWRRSNGWKRVTSPVHPPAAVSPKKKAAKSTEPPKSCLPKAQPTRIPTSIHSSVSSSSSMSSSCSPSPSSPSPQSQSPQQRSPGQQPQQQQQQPQQQRKSKIPPPVPVRRSYAS
- the LOC122613937 gene encoding uncharacterized protein LOC122613937 isoform X2, whose product is MFAGIRKRLARKQNEKDCDEDDKEDVLDSMPPPPNYIQISQGRIQLVHQPRTPVESEAGTLPLERHGGSISGSGGCDKSQCGSPTFEKELREQIENMNRIMKSKERKQMQTCRDHKALQTRFARQESLLQSMQQENRSLLTRIRQYEHCLDDVMRKVVDAIVAEDNLREEVSMLKGRVRDLEAQNAALSASPVKGRDEGYCTMSSGQPQPSNGHLEDLPEEPEQWLLPAEPCSTEMEDWSMSQEELAVMTFDDERDPHHPHLQQQRRKRDHDWLWPSSDFINSTTVETDSVADGITQLLQQKIVYSEDEEVACTDFTNDFYKLVNIRSNSSRSLYSYLEGETDDEDEDDDDGEDSSISESQVGPAGRISPTPSEAGRAQLTSCSSSETDELSASQAKKDEEPDYAVIDECRRRVSDIEIEDVPMIVSSTPMKPLDEQQCIAQIIKSELRRPPHVLVKSKSVLEEQEPSCILRHNQRRELESTVVRSDSISCAMVNKLAKEVVPPAPGMVTKLKERMLLRQASTPPTASSWRRSNGWKRVTSPVHPPAAVSPKKKAAKSTEPPKSCLPKAQPTRIPTSIHSSVSSSSSMSSSCSPSPSSPSPQSQSPQQRSPGQQPQQQQQQPQQQRKSKIPPPVPVRRSYAS
- the LOC122613937 gene encoding uncharacterized protein LOC122613937 isoform X4; this encodes MFAGIRKRLARKQNEKDCDEDDKEDVLDSMPPPPNYIQISQGRIQLVHQPRTPVESEAGTLPLERHGGSISGSGGCDKTRFARQESLLQSMQQENRSLLTRIRQYEHCLDDVMRKVVDAIVAEDNLREEVSMLKGRVRDLEAQNAALSASPVKGRDEGYCTMSSGQPQPSNGHLEDLPEEPEQWLLPAEPCSTEMEDWSMSQEELAVMTFDDERDPHHPHLQQQRRKRDHDWLWPSSDFINSTTVETDSVADGITQLLQQKIVYSEDEEVACTDFTNDFYKLVNIRSNSSRSLYSYLEGETDDEDEDDDDGEDSSISESQVGPAGRISPTPSEAGRAQLTSCSSSETDELSASQAKKDEEPDYAVIDECRRRVSDIEIEDVPMIVSSTPMKPLDEQQCIAQIIKSELRRPPHVLVKSKSVLEEQEPSCILRHNQRRELESTVVRSDSISCAMVNKLAKEVVPPAPGMVTKLKERMLLRQASTPPTASSWRRSNGWKRVTSPVHPPAAVSPKKKAAKSTEPPKSCLPKAQPTRIPTSIHSSVSSSSSMSSSCSPSPSSPSPQSQSPQQRSPGQQPQQQQQQPQQQRKSKIPPPVPVRRSYAS
- the LOC122612507 gene encoding tafazzin isoform X1, which translates into the protein MLMVVCSNLRRPGHVGAASAARNINWLISGGYTPPIRALARQYVQAPEARPVPDERFPGSQQDRKDIATQTERCSQSKDQRPPSPSSPPSPPQKLNSSTLPPPMSDRDADPPLDVATGVAMPYNIDWIFPRLRNPSKFWYVVSQCVVTAVGIFSKVVLMFLNKPRVYNKERLVQLISKRPKGIPLVTVSNHYSCFDDPGLWGCLPMGLVCNTYKIRWSMAAHDICFTNKLHSLFFMFGKCIPVVRGIGVYQDAINLCIEKAALGHWIHVFPEGKVNMEKEELRLKWGVGRIIYESPKIPIILPLWHEGMDELLPNVEPYVFQRHKKVTLNVGQPLDLNDFILDLKKRQVPEPTARKLITDKIQEAFRDLRAETEKLHRERN